Proteins found in one Lysinibacillus fusiformis genomic segment:
- a CDS encoding ABC transporter ATP-binding protein, whose amino-acid sequence MPILQIKDVTKVYEGKVTHRALNQLSFDVEEGEFLAVMGPSGSGKTTLLNIISTIDEPTSGEIILDGMNPHKLNATELAYFRRRQLGFVFQDFNLLHMLTVEENIVLPLTLDQQPLEVMEERLASIVEKLDLTSFLHKRPNEISGGQAQRTAIGRALIHNPSLILADEPTGNLDSNSSRDVLELLTKVNQDKQTTIVMVTHDPIAASYCDRVLFIKDGEFFNEIYRDDRRQMFFQRILNVLSLLGGGQVGDLSTIRLP is encoded by the coding sequence ATGCCTATTTTACAAATTAAAGATGTAACAAAAGTGTACGAAGGCAAAGTCACACATCGTGCATTAAATCAGTTGAGCTTTGACGTGGAAGAAGGCGAGTTTTTAGCTGTTATGGGCCCCTCAGGAAGCGGTAAAACGACATTACTGAATATTATTTCGACCATCGATGAACCAACTAGTGGAGAAATTATACTAGATGGAATGAATCCACATAAATTGAATGCAACAGAGCTTGCTTACTTTAGAAGAAGACAGCTCGGTTTTGTGTTTCAGGATTTCAATCTTTTGCATATGCTGACGGTCGAGGAAAATATCGTGTTGCCTTTAACATTAGATCAGCAGCCGCTAGAGGTAATGGAGGAGCGTCTAGCAAGTATTGTAGAAAAGCTAGACTTAACTTCTTTCCTTCATAAACGTCCAAATGAAATATCTGGAGGACAGGCACAAAGAACGGCAATTGGTCGAGCACTTATTCATAATCCAAGTCTCATTTTAGCGGACGAGCCGACAGGTAATTTAGATTCGAATTCTTCACGTGATGTGCTTGAACTATTAACAAAAGTGAATCAGGATAAACAAACGACCATTGTGATGGTCACGCATGATCCGATTGCAGCGAGTTATTGTGATCGAGTGTTATTCATTAAAGATGGTGAATTTTTCAATGAAATTTATCGAGATGACCGTCGTCAGATGTTTTTCCAACGTATATTAAATGTTTTAAGCTTACTAGGAGGAGGGCAAGTAGGTGACCTTTCGACAATTCGCTTACCGTAA
- a CDS encoding response regulator transcription factor, which yields MEKHRIFIVEDDVKIASLLAETLRKYQYEVATIQEFDHLIEEFTAFNPHMVLLDINLPAYDGYYWCRQLRQHTTCPIIFISARSGEMDQIFALENGGDDFITKPFNYEIVLAKIRSHLRRTYGEYAARQEERTIKQGQLVLHLERMELHKNDLEIPLQKKECIILELLMGNAPKVVSREQLLEELWDDQAFVDENTLNVNMTRVRKKLADYHISSTIETVRGAGYRFILSAGEL from the coding sequence ATGGAAAAGCATCGAATATTCATAGTTGAAGATGATGTCAAGATTGCATCATTACTAGCGGAAACGCTTAGAAAATATCAATACGAAGTTGCAACAATTCAAGAATTTGATCATCTCATAGAAGAATTTACAGCATTTAATCCACATATGGTGCTGCTTGATATAAATTTACCTGCTTACGATGGCTATTATTGGTGTCGCCAGCTACGTCAGCATACAACATGCCCGATTATTTTCATTTCTGCTCGCTCAGGAGAAATGGACCAAATCTTTGCACTTGAAAATGGTGGCGACGATTTCATTACAAAGCCTTTTAACTACGAAATTGTGTTGGCTAAAATCCGTAGTCATCTACGCCGTACATATGGTGAATATGCAGCAAGGCAAGAAGAGCGGACAATCAAGCAAGGACAGCTTGTACTTCATTTAGAAAGAATGGAGCTACATAAAAATGATTTAGAAATTCCACTTCAGAAAAAAGAATGTATCATTTTAGAGCTGCTGATGGGCAATGCACCGAAAGTAGTGTCACGTGAGCAATTGTTAGAGGAACTTTGGGACGATCAGGCATTTGTCGATGAGAACACATTGAATGTGAATATGACCAGAGTTCGAAAAAAGTTAGCGGATTATCATATATCGTCCACAATCGAAACGGTACGTGGTGCAGGCTATCGATTCATATTAAGTGCAGGTGAGCTATAG
- a CDS encoding lipoate--protein ligase: MIFVDNKGIHDPRINLAIEEYLLKTMDVEKEPVLLFYINQPSIIIGKNQNTIEEINTDYVEDNGIIVVRRLSGGGAVYHDLGNLNFSFITNDDGDSFMNYKKFTQPVVDALAKMGVNAELSGRNDILAEGRKVSGNAQFSTKGRMFSHGTLMFDTEIDAVVSALKVKKDKIESKGIKSIRSRVANISEFLTEQMTIEEFRLEILKSIFDGEENIRYYELTEEDWANIHKLSEERYQTWEWNFGKSPRFNIQKTHRFPTGGIDIRLEVNHGVMEEAHIFGDFFGVGDMADIEQRLVGTNYDRAAIAKALADIDIPTYFGGISTEDFLQLIY; this comes from the coding sequence ATGATTTTCGTTGATAATAAAGGGATCCATGATCCACGCATTAACCTTGCTATTGAGGAGTATTTGTTAAAAACAATGGACGTTGAGAAAGAGCCAGTGCTCCTTTTCTACATTAATCAACCGTCCATCATCATCGGTAAAAACCAAAATACGATTGAAGAAATCAATACAGACTATGTAGAGGATAATGGCATTATTGTTGTGCGCCGTCTGTCAGGTGGTGGTGCTGTTTACCATGATTTAGGGAATCTTAACTTCAGCTTTATTACAAATGATGATGGCGATAGCTTTATGAACTATAAAAAGTTCACACAACCAGTAGTTGACGCTCTAGCAAAAATGGGTGTGAATGCAGAACTATCAGGACGAAATGATATACTAGCAGAAGGTCGTAAAGTTTCTGGGAACGCCCAATTCTCTACAAAAGGGCGTATGTTCAGTCATGGTACATTGATGTTTGATACAGAAATAGATGCAGTGGTCTCTGCCCTAAAGGTCAAAAAGGATAAGATTGAATCAAAAGGTATTAAATCGATTCGCTCACGAGTAGCAAACATTTCAGAGTTTTTAACAGAGCAAATGACGATTGAGGAATTCCGTCTTGAAATTTTGAAATCCATTTTCGATGGAGAAGAAAATATTCGTTATTATGAGTTAACTGAGGAAGATTGGGCAAATATCCACAAACTATCAGAAGAGCGCTATCAAACATGGGAGTGGAATTTTGGGAAATCACCACGCTTTAATATTCAAAAAACACATCGATTCCCAACAGGAGGCATTGATATTCGCCTAGAAGTAAATCATGGTGTGATGGAAGAAGCGCATATTTTTGGAGATTTCTTTGGTGTAGGTGATATGGCTGATATAGAACAGCGCTTAGTTGGGACAAACTATGACAGAGCGGCTATTGCTAAGGCATTAGCAGACATTGATATTCCTACATATTTTGGTGGAATTTCAACTGAGGACTTTTTACAATTAATTTATTAA
- a CDS encoding fatty acid--CoA ligase family protein gives MNLVSRVRQQATEQPEKVAYHFMGKDTTYGEFEHTVGRFAKGLQDLGVEKGDHVAFLLGNTPHYLIALYATMRLGATAIPVNPIYTPDEISYILHNGDVKAVIALDMLLPLVEKGVQAFPQVKTFIVCETTPDIAEKVGALSTQAQEKTHLFTQVIANASQSLQPVEVADDDNAIILYTSGTTGSPKGAMLTHGNVYSNARDVAHYLGIKAEDRVIATLPVFHVFALTVVVNAPLLSGATVLLAPRFSPSEIFALAREQKATVFAGVPTMYNFLYQLPEGNPEDFSTIRLAISGGASLPVALLHNFEQKFNVRVSEGYGLSEASPVTCFNPLDRERKAGSIGTSISNVENKVVDVNGQEVPVGEVGELIVHGPNVMKGYYKMPEETAMAIRDGWLFTGDLAKVDEEGYFYIVDRKKDMIIVGGFNVYPREVEEVLFAHNNIVEAAVVGFPDPNLGEAVHAYVVLKEVAATTTDDLLSYCAKHMVKYKVPKVIEILDELPKNTTGKILRRSLKEKV, from the coding sequence TTGAATTTAGTTTCACGTGTTCGTCAACAGGCAACAGAACAACCTGAAAAAGTGGCGTATCATTTTATGGGGAAAGATACGACTTACGGGGAATTTGAGCATACTGTTGGCCGCTTTGCAAAGGGATTACAAGATTTAGGCGTTGAAAAAGGGGATCATGTGGCGTTTTTACTCGGCAATACGCCACACTATTTAATTGCCTTATATGCAACAATGCGCTTAGGGGCAACAGCAATACCTGTTAATCCAATCTATACACCGGATGAAATTTCTTACATTTTGCATAATGGAGATGTAAAAGCGGTTATTGCTCTGGATATGTTGCTTCCTTTGGTTGAAAAAGGTGTACAAGCATTTCCACAAGTAAAAACATTTATAGTTTGTGAAACAACACCAGATATAGCGGAAAAAGTGGGAGCTTTATCAACACAAGCACAAGAAAAAACACATTTATTTACACAGGTTATCGCCAATGCTTCTCAATCTTTACAACCTGTTGAAGTAGCAGATGATGATAATGCTATTATTTTATATACGTCAGGAACTACAGGTAGTCCAAAGGGGGCTATGCTGACACATGGCAATGTGTACTCAAATGCACGGGATGTTGCCCATTATCTAGGAATTAAAGCAGAGGACCGTGTCATTGCAACATTACCTGTGTTCCATGTTTTTGCCTTAACGGTAGTGGTTAATGCACCTTTATTAAGTGGAGCAACGGTTTTACTTGCACCACGCTTTAGCCCTAGCGAAATTTTTGCTTTAGCACGAGAGCAAAAAGCAACGGTATTTGCTGGTGTTCCTACCATGTATAATTTCTTATATCAATTACCTGAAGGCAATCCAGAAGATTTCTCGACAATTCGTTTAGCGATTTCAGGTGGTGCCTCCTTGCCTGTTGCACTATTACATAATTTCGAGCAGAAATTTAATGTGCGTGTGTCAGAGGGATACGGCTTATCCGAAGCTTCACCCGTTACATGTTTTAACCCATTAGATCGTGAGCGTAAAGCTGGCTCTATCGGAACATCCATTAGCAATGTCGAGAACAAAGTTGTCGATGTCAATGGTCAGGAAGTGCCTGTTGGCGAAGTTGGAGAGCTGATTGTACATGGTCCAAATGTGATGAAGGGTTACTATAAAATGCCTGAAGAAACGGCGATGGCGATTCGCGACGGCTGGCTCTTTACAGGAGATTTAGCAAAGGTAGATGAAGAAGGGTATTTTTACATTGTCGATCGCAAAAAGGATATGATTATTGTAGGGGGCTTTAATGTTTATCCTCGTGAGGTGGAGGAAGTGCTGTTTGCCCATAATAATATTGTGGAGGCAGCAGTGGTAGGCTTCCCAGACCCGAACTTAGGAGAAGCGGTTCATGCCTATGTAGTGTTAAAAGAAGTAGCGGCTACTACGACAGATGATCTTTTATCCTATTGTGCTAAGCATATGGTGAAATACAAGGTACCGAAAGTAATTGAGATACTGGATGAACTACCAAAAAACACAACAGGAAAAATATTAAGACGTTCATTAAAAGAAAAAGTTTAA
- a CDS encoding FixH family protein — protein MKKWLFALIAVPTLLVGCGEKKEALPEPEVPQIPEVEILTPKEVALNETIELAAHVEQGGENVDDAVVEFEVWESGKRDEGQMIDGKLEQDGVYKATTTFDHDGVYFMYAHTTANGVHNMPKQQIIAGNPDMTKVVPEDEKANNSMDNNMMDHNSETSDDTDHGDEKKDEKNHH, from the coding sequence ATGAAAAAGTGGTTATTTGCGCTAATTGCAGTCCCTACATTATTAGTAGGGTGTGGAGAAAAAAAAGAGGCTTTACCAGAACCAGAAGTACCTCAAATCCCCGAAGTTGAGATTTTAACACCAAAAGAAGTAGCACTCAATGAAACAATTGAATTGGCAGCACATGTTGAACAAGGTGGAGAAAATGTCGATGATGCTGTTGTAGAATTTGAAGTTTGGGAATCAGGGAAACGTGATGAAGGACAAATGATTGATGGGAAATTAGAGCAAGACGGTGTTTATAAAGCAACGACTACATTTGATCATGACGGTGTTTACTTTATGTATGCACATACAACAGCAAACGGTGTTCATAATATGCCAAAGCAACAAATTATTGCTGGAAATCCAGATATGACAAAGGTTGTACCAGAAGATGAAAAAGCCAATAACAGCATGGATAATAATATGATGGATCATAATTCTGAAACATCAGATGATACGGATCATGGTGACGAAAAAAAAGATGAAAAAAATCATCATTAA
- a CDS encoding TetR/AcrR family transcriptional regulator — MDRRQEILEAAAKSFTLFGYKATTMEQVAKIANVGKGTIYTFFANKEILFQEIAMSLVREMKAEADAVLDASASFMDNAHNALMKMLQFREKHLLFAKLIEEEKELRTPAVKQVLLRIETEILSYVAELIQRRINKGEIRECDAELVSYLLLKAYLAFVVDWHELHGDVIPEDKILNLFKETIFRGLILT; from the coding sequence ATGGATCGTAGGCAGGAAATTCTTGAAGCAGCTGCAAAATCTTTTACGTTGTTTGGCTACAAGGCAACAACGATGGAGCAAGTGGCGAAAATTGCCAATGTCGGTAAAGGTACGATTTATACATTCTTTGCAAATAAAGAAATTTTATTTCAAGAGATCGCTATGTCACTTGTACGAGAGATGAAAGCGGAAGCGGATGCAGTGTTGGATGCATCAGCAAGCTTTATGGATAATGCGCATAATGCTTTAATGAAAATGCTACAGTTCCGAGAAAAACATCTTTTATTTGCAAAGCTAATCGAGGAAGAAAAAGAATTACGAACACCAGCAGTTAAACAAGTGCTATTACGCATTGAGACTGAAATCTTATCGTATGTCGCAGAGTTAATACAACGACGTATTAATAAAGGTGAAATTAGAGAATGTGATGCGGAACTTGTTAGTTACTTATTGCTGAAGGCATATCTAGCTTTTGTTGTCGATTGGCATGAGTTACACGGTGATGTGATCCCTGAAGATAAGATTCTCAATCTTTTTAAGGAAACGATCTTTCGAGGTTTGATTCTAACTTGA
- a CDS encoding YhgE/Pip domain-containing protein encodes MIKAEWLKIFKTRKMLVSIIAVLFIPVMYAGMFLWAFWDPYAGLPNLPVAVVNEDTGAEMDGVKLDLGDTLVDKLIDSEQFNFIEVSKDEAEKGLNSRDYYMILEIPTNFSEHATTLLDDKPSKLVMNYIPNEGLNFLGAQIGETAMDRVRAEVNSQVSATYAEKLFDSIATLGDGFTEAADGSNKLDEGAQKVANGAKDLKGYLEQLASSTVELSNGTDKLTKGAGDAAKGANDLSSGLVKIQDGTVQLQQGAQQAANGATSLEQGLSQYTQGVAKVGAGLNTLNDKQQQISAGAASIAENAGALNGAATQLTAGSAKVEAGITALSNQLQTMMASMPEEQAAALKQTLAELQAGSASVHNGLTSLSAGTEKLQAGANQVSSGATQIAAGQAEVLAGANALTAKSNALLEGAKGLQAGNATLAAKLGELHAGVNTAVTGSKTLASGLNELANGTTTLNQGTSTLASKSGELAQGSATLADGSTELADGTATLSGKLGEASEKANEVKANQDTYDMVGSPVEVEKESVNHVPNYGTGFAPYFISLGLFVGALLISIVFPLVEPAIRPKNGASWFTSKVTVLAVVGLVQTLLTVVIVKWGLGLEVNNMGYFILTALLTSYVFLALIQMLVSIFGDPGRFMAIVVLILQLTTSAGTFPLELIPSPLQIFNKLLPMTYTVQAFKSSISTGDTSFLMQNYGVLAGFLVAFLAITFGYFMLLHNKRYSKVAEEN; translated from the coding sequence ATGATTAAAGCTGAGTGGCTGAAGATCTTTAAAACAAGAAAAATGCTGGTTTCCATCATTGCTGTATTATTTATTCCAGTAATGTATGCGGGTATGTTTTTATGGGCGTTTTGGGATCCTTATGCGGGGCTTCCTAATCTACCAGTAGCCGTTGTCAATGAAGATACTGGTGCTGAGATGGATGGCGTTAAATTAGACTTGGGGGATACCTTAGTCGATAAATTGATAGATAGCGAACAATTTAACTTTATAGAAGTTTCAAAGGATGAAGCTGAAAAAGGCTTAAATAGTCGTGATTATTATATGATTTTAGAAATTCCAACAAATTTCTCTGAACATGCAACAACACTATTAGATGACAAACCATCAAAATTAGTGATGAACTACATTCCAAACGAGGGATTAAACTTCCTTGGTGCTCAAATTGGTGAGACGGCAATGGATCGTGTACGTGCTGAAGTAAATTCACAAGTATCAGCGACTTATGCTGAAAAATTATTTGATTCGATTGCAACACTTGGAGATGGCTTTACAGAGGCAGCAGATGGCTCAAATAAGCTAGATGAGGGTGCGCAAAAAGTAGCGAATGGTGCAAAAGATTTAAAAGGATATCTGGAGCAGCTAGCATCAAGCACAGTTGAATTATCAAATGGTACAGATAAATTAACAAAAGGTGCTGGGGATGCAGCAAAAGGCGCAAATGACTTATCTAGTGGTTTAGTCAAAATACAAGATGGCACTGTTCAATTACAACAAGGTGCACAGCAAGCTGCAAATGGTGCAACGAGTCTTGAACAAGGGTTATCACAATATACACAAGGTGTGGCAAAAGTTGGTGCTGGTTTAAATACTTTAAACGACAAACAACAGCAAATTAGTGCAGGTGCAGCATCTATTGCTGAGAACGCTGGTGCATTGAATGGTGCAGCAACCCAATTAACAGCAGGATCTGCAAAAGTGGAGGCAGGCATTACAGCCCTATCCAACCAATTACAAACAATGATGGCTTCAATGCCTGAAGAACAAGCAGCAGCATTAAAACAAACATTAGCGGAACTACAGGCAGGTAGTGCTAGTGTGCATAACGGTTTAACATCTTTATCAGCTGGTACAGAAAAATTACAAGCTGGTGCCAATCAAGTAAGCTCTGGTGCAACTCAAATTGCAGCAGGTCAGGCAGAAGTATTAGCTGGTGCGAATGCATTAACAGCTAAAAGCAATGCTTTATTGGAAGGTGCAAAAGGTCTACAAGCAGGTAATGCCACATTAGCTGCAAAATTAGGTGAACTACATGCGGGTGTGAATACAGCTGTAACAGGCTCAAAAACATTAGCATCTGGATTAAATGAATTAGCGAATGGTACAACAACATTAAATCAAGGTACTTCTACACTTGCTTCAAAATCTGGTGAGCTAGCACAAGGATCTGCAACACTTGCGGATGGTTCTACGGAGCTTGCAGATGGTACAGCTACTTTATCTGGTAAACTAGGTGAGGCGAGTGAAAAAGCAAATGAAGTCAAAGCAAATCAAGACACGTATGATATGGTAGGTAGTCCAGTTGAAGTTGAAAAAGAGTCAGTAAACCATGTTCCTAACTATGGTACAGGTTTTGCACCGTACTTTATTTCTTTAGGCTTATTCGTAGGTGCATTATTAATTTCGATTGTGTTCCCACTTGTTGAACCTGCTATTCGCCCTAAAAACGGAGCATCTTGGTTTACAAGTAAAGTGACTGTACTAGCAGTCGTAGGTTTAGTGCAAACATTACTAACAGTAGTCATTGTAAAATGGGGTCTAGGACTTGAAGTGAATAATATGGGCTACTTTATCTTAACAGCATTATTAACAAGCTATGTATTTTTAGCCTTAATTCAAATGCTTGTTTCGATCTTTGGTGACCCTGGACGTTTCATGGCAATTGTTGTGTTAATTTTACAATTAACAACAAGTGCAGGTACGTTCCCATTAGAATTAATTCCTTCACCATTACAAATATTTAACAAGCTATTACCGATGACATATACAGTTCAAGCATTTAAATCAAGTATTTCTACTGGCGATACGTCATTCTTAATGCAAAACTATGGTGTTCTAGCTGGTTTCTTAGTAGCATTCTTAGCTATCACATTTGGTTATTTCATGCTACTGCACAATAAACGTTACTCTAAAGTAGCTGAAGAAAACTAA
- a CDS encoding FtsX-like permease family protein, with translation MTFRQFAYRNVVRNSRIYGAFFMASFFSVAVFFIYSMLMFHPDIERGILGEMSLIGMVGAEIVLVLFTLFFLYYSMSAFLEARSHEFAILLHLGMEKRQMNRLVFLETMIIGSGSIIVGIVFGFSFSKFFFMIVREILHLDDLPLYVSWEPFLLTIGVFTSAFFVISFISVYFTRERKLRDLIKGSDYLNSLTTYSKIRAVYGIALIVTTYILAFVVGHTSLIGLTLLIPFSATFGTYYFFSDSVPCFLDLARGKRKYHWQRYRLLSLAEQTHIMMDNVKMFFVVTMVSTLAFLSVGVLATMSSYTTQYDRLNPLGLVYKGDVDNPYEREHINSLRLQLEEKGLSYQLSRFIVVKQTSSFTRNEVEVFRESDMNVLLSSYSYPLLNLGAGEAVFIPYSEDSLKKLKNRIVHTVLEENNISLTIDSVYPKIVFPGSIVSVNSIVISDEDFAKLIHPISDQDIIQPSYHLFTFVIPQWMETKDIGKDIDHLESNLYFIKKDKFSPFYFENAGLNYSYILATYSLFTLVGVLVATVFLLAAGSFIYFKLHTSLEREKRKFDVLKRMGLTDTELKKLVNRHLFPQFFLPWGVAMMHSAFAFLMVQGILKDFANISIVKEVFFAFGFFVLIQVVYFYLIRWRYISHIRS, from the coding sequence GTGACCTTTCGACAATTCGCTTACCGTAATGTCGTGCGGAACAGCCGGATATATGGTGCCTTTTTCATGGCGAGCTTTTTTTCTGTGGCTGTATTTTTTATCTATTCCATGCTGATGTTTCATCCTGATATTGAACGTGGGATATTAGGAGAAATGTCTCTCATTGGGATGGTGGGGGCTGAAATTGTTCTGGTCCTCTTCACATTATTCTTTTTATATTATTCCATGAGTGCCTTTTTAGAGGCCAGATCACATGAATTTGCCATTTTATTGCACTTGGGAATGGAAAAGCGTCAGATGAATAGACTTGTTTTTTTAGAGACGATGATTATTGGCTCTGGCTCCATTATAGTAGGGATTGTCTTTGGTTTCTCGTTTTCAAAATTCTTTTTTATGATTGTACGAGAAATTTTACATTTAGATGATTTACCACTATATGTATCATGGGAGCCATTTTTACTGACGATTGGTGTTTTCACAAGTGCGTTTTTCGTTATTTCTTTTATTAGTGTGTACTTTACACGAGAGAGAAAATTACGAGATCTCATTAAAGGCAGTGATTATTTAAATAGCTTAACAACTTACTCCAAAATACGAGCTGTCTATGGTATTGCTCTAATAGTAACGACGTATATTCTAGCATTTGTTGTCGGACATACATCATTAATTGGGCTAACGCTGTTAATACCATTTTCAGCAACATTTGGCACCTATTATTTTTTCAGTGATTCCGTCCCTTGCTTTTTAGATTTAGCGCGTGGGAAACGAAAGTATCATTGGCAACGCTACCGTCTCCTCTCACTAGCTGAACAAACTCATATTATGATGGACAACGTGAAAATGTTTTTCGTTGTGACGATGGTATCCACACTTGCATTTTTATCTGTGGGTGTTTTAGCGACGATGTCCTCTTATACAACTCAATATGATCGATTAAATCCACTCGGACTGGTTTATAAGGGGGATGTCGATAATCCATATGAACGGGAGCATATCAATTCTTTAAGGCTGCAATTAGAGGAGAAAGGTTTATCTTATCAGCTATCCCGTTTTATTGTTGTGAAGCAAACCTCTTCCTTCACTCGAAACGAAGTGGAGGTTTTTCGGGAGTCCGATATGAACGTCTTGCTGTCTTCCTATAGTTATCCATTATTGAATCTGGGAGCAGGTGAGGCAGTATTCATTCCTTATTCGGAGGATTCCCTAAAAAAATTAAAAAATCGAATTGTGCATACTGTTTTGGAAGAAAACAATATATCGCTCACCATTGATAGTGTCTATCCCAAAATAGTGTTTCCGGGTTCGATAGTAAGTGTCAATTCGATTGTCATTAGTGATGAAGACTTCGCAAAGCTTATTCATCCGATTTCCGATCAAGACATAATTCAACCAAGCTATCATCTATTTACATTTGTTATTCCTCAATGGATGGAAACAAAAGATATTGGTAAGGATATCGATCATCTAGAATCCAATTTATATTTTATTAAGAAGGATAAATTTAGCCCTTTTTACTTTGAAAATGCAGGATTAAATTATTCTTATATACTAGCTACCTACTCATTATTTACATTAGTGGGTGTCTTAGTTGCCACTGTATTTTTACTTGCGGCTGGAAGCTTTATCTATTTTAAACTGCATACATCCCTCGAACGTGAAAAGCGTAAATTTGATGTATTAAAGCGTATGGGGTTAACGGATACCGAGCTAAAAAAGCTAGTTAATCGCCATTTATTTCCCCAATTCTTTTTACCTTGGGGTGTTGCGATGATGCATAGTGCCTTTGCTTTTCTAATGGTTCAAGGTATTTTGAAAGATTTTGCAAATATTTCGATTGTAAAAGAAGTATTCTTTGCTTTTGGCTTTTTTGTATTAATACAAGTAGTTTATTTTTATTTAATTCGTTGGCGCTATATCTCTCATATTCGTTCATGA
- the yhfH gene encoding protein YhfH — protein MLENVVEFFKNLPAKQCTECGEKMEEQSECYSNTCEKCNHL, from the coding sequence ATGTTAGAAAACGTAGTTGAATTTTTCAAGAATTTACCTGCAAAGCAATGTACTGAGTGCGGTGAAAAAATGGAAGAGCAAAGCGAATGCTACAGCAACACTTGTGAAAAATGTAACCACCTATAA
- a CDS encoding sensor histidine kinase: protein MGWKLFLRDYASFIVFQLILVGFIMIIYALDGFRNIDTAIYSFCISLVLLASFLLVRYLMRQRYLLKITQLPTAMEDVLQKNAKTPEAVQTEKYMHELYRLYQHELHALYASQKRHDQFMNQWVHQMKTPISVIELLLQDDRPLDKKNVQEEIDRLRRGLDMVLVNARLENFEDDMQVERVALKAIVTATVNENKRLFITKRVFPEIHIEDDLIVASDSKWLRFILGQFITNAVKYTFEANKKIVISAIEKDDYVQLAICDEGIGIPASDLSRVTKAFFTGENGRKTGESTGMGLYLAKEICEKLGHELAITSEVEKGTIVTVTFTN from the coding sequence GTGGGCTGGAAGCTTTTTTTACGTGATTATGCATCATTTATTGTGTTTCAGCTCATATTAGTTGGCTTTATCATGATTATCTATGCGCTAGACGGTTTTCGAAATATTGATACAGCTATTTATTCCTTTTGTATTAGCCTTGTACTATTAGCCTCATTTTTACTTGTCCGCTATTTAATGCGACAACGCTACTTGCTGAAGATAACCCAGCTTCCAACAGCAATGGAGGATGTGCTACAAAAAAATGCAAAAACGCCAGAAGCTGTGCAAACCGAGAAATATATGCATGAGTTGTATCGACTTTATCAACATGAGCTGCATGCGTTATATGCAAGTCAAAAAAGACATGATCAGTTTATGAACCAGTGGGTCCATCAAATGAAAACACCTATTTCGGTAATTGAATTATTATTACAGGATGACCGTCCACTTGATAAAAAGAATGTCCAGGAGGAAATTGATCGCTTGCGTAGGGGTTTGGACATGGTACTAGTCAATGCACGATTAGAAAATTTTGAGGATGACATGCAAGTAGAGCGAGTTGCGCTAAAAGCCATAGTAACTGCAACTGTTAATGAAAATAAACGTTTATTTATTACGAAAAGAGTTTTCCCTGAAATTCATATTGAGGATGACCTTATTGTTGCCAGTGATTCGAAATGGCTTCGCTTCATTCTAGGGCAGTTTATCACCAATGCGGTGAAATACACGTTTGAAGCCAATAAAAAAATTGTTATTTCTGCCATTGAAAAGGATGACTATGTACAGCTAGCTATTTGTGATGAGGGTATTGGGATTCCAGCTTCCGATCTTTCACGTGTTACGAAAGCCTTTTTTACTGGCGAAAATGGGCGGAAAACAGGGGAATCTACTGGGATGGGCCTTTATTTAGCCAAAGAAATCTGTGAAAAGCTAGGGCATGAGCTGGCTATTACATCAGAGGTAGAAAAAGGAACGATTGTGACAGTAACATTTACAAATTAG